The following coding sequences lie in one Arabidopsis thaliana chromosome 3, partial sequence genomic window:
- a CDS encoding SWAP (Suppressor-of-White-APricot)/surp domain-containing protein / D111/G-patch domain-containing protein (SWAP (Suppressor-of-White-APricot)/surp domain-containing protein / D111/G-patch domain-containing protein; FUNCTIONS IN: RNA binding, nucleic acid binding; INVOLVED IN: RNA processing; LOCATED IN: intracellular; EXPRESSED IN: 23 plant structures; EXPRESSED DURING: 14 growth stages; CONTAINS InterPro DOMAIN/s: SWAP/Surp (InterPro:IPR000061), D111/G-patch (InterPro:IPR000467); Has 1460 Blast hits to 1340 proteins in 171 species: Archae - 0; Bacteria - 0; Metazoa - 1005; Fungi - 124; Plants - 274; Viruses - 0; Other Eukaryotes - 57 (source: NCBI BLink).), whose translation MDKGAPPSIFVNDGSFMERFRQLQQEKDKDKDKVVQVEDSKPVKIISNPKPAANKISIGLKPNDAQKKGGKLAFSLKQKSKLLAPPVKLGTEEDEDDEDVKHEQGFGSVKRQKLEQRDTPVKSAKVSDVAPPPPSDPTVKKVADKLASFVAKHGRPFEHITRQKNPGDTPFKFLFDENCADYKYYVFRLAEEEKLISQTKDSGVLHSGDAGSRTSTAAIPLQKPAYQQTGYQIPASALYDTPVEPGASSRSAQASITRPSDSDSFSGPRGADPLSMMEFYMKKAAQEEKMRRPRQSKDEMPPPASLQGPSETSSTDPGKRGHHMGDYIPLEELDKFLSKCNDAAAQKATKEAAEKAKIQADNVGHKLLSKMGWKEGEGIGSSRKGMADPIMAGDVKTNNLGVGASAPGEVKPEDDIYEQYKKRMMLGYKHRPNPLGNPRKAYY comes from the exons ATGGACAAAGGAGCACCTCCTAGTATTTTTGTGAATGATGGGTCATTCATGGAAAGATTCAGACAGCTTCAACAGGAGAAAGATAAAGACAAGGATAAGGTTGTCCAAGTTGAGGATTCTAAGCCGGTGAAGATTATATCAAATCCCAAACCTGCTGCTAATAAAATTTCCATTGGATTAAAGCCCAATGATGCCCAGAAGAAAGGTGGTAAGCTTGCTTTCAGCTTGAAGCAAAAGTCTAAGCTTCTTGCACCTCCTGTGAAGCTTGgtacagaagaagatgaggatgatgaggaTGTTAAACATGAACAAGGCTTTGGATCCGTAAAGCGTCAAAAGTTAGAGCAGAGAGACACACCTGTAAAGTCAGCAAAAGTATCGGATGTTG CACCACCTCCGCCCAGTGATCCTACTGTGAAGAAAGTTGCTGATAAACTAGCAAGTTTTGTTGCTAAGCATGGAAGGCCATTTGAGCACATTACACGGCAAAAGAATCCTGGGGATACACCATTTAA ATTTCTTTTTGACGAGAACTGTGCGGACTACAAGTACTATGTATTCAGGCTGGCTGAAGAGGAAAAATTAATTTCACAAACCAAGGATTCTGGTGTACTTCACAGTG GTGATGCAGGCTCGCGAACGTCCACAGCAGCAATCCCTTTGCAAAAGCCAGCTTATCAACAAACAGGATATCAGATCCCTGCCTCAGCTCTCTATGATACTCCTGTGGAACCTGGAGCTTCTTCTAGATCTGCTCAGGCATCAATTACAAGACCCAGCGACA GTGACTCCTTTAGTGGGCCGAGGGGTGCAGACCCTCTATCAATGATGGAGTTTTACATGAAGAAGGCTGcccaagaagagaaaatgagacGTCCTAGGCAGTCAAAAGACGAAATGCCTCCACCAGCTTCCCTTCAAGGCCCATCTG AAACTTCCTCCACAGACCCTGGAAAGAGAGGTCATCACATGGGTGATTATATCCCACTTGAGGAGCTAGATAAGTTCCTTTCAAAGTGCAATGACGCAGCTGCACAAAAAGCCACAAAGGAGGCTGCTGAGAAAGCGAAGATCCAAGCAGATAATGTTGGACATAAACTCTTGTCAAAAATGGGTTGGAAAGAAG GTGAAGGTATAGGAAGCTCCAGAAAGGGTATGGCAGACCCTATAATGGCAGGCGATGTAAAGACAAACAACTTGGGAGTTGGTGCTTCCGCTCCAGGAGAAGTCAAGCCTGAGGATGATATATACGAGCAGTACAAGAAGCGGATGATGCTGGGTTACAAACACAGACCCAATCCACTG GGAAATCCCAGGAAGGCGTATTACTAA
- a CDS encoding SWAP (Suppressor-of-White-APricot)/surp domain-containing protein / D111/G-patch domain-containing protein (SWAP (Suppressor-of-White-APricot)/surp domain-containing protein / D111/G-patch domain-containing protein; FUNCTIONS IN: RNA binding, nucleic acid binding; INVOLVED IN: RNA processing; LOCATED IN: intracellular; EXPRESSED IN: 23 plant structures; EXPRESSED DURING: 14 growth stages; CONTAINS InterPro DOMAIN/s: SWAP/Surp (InterPro:IPR000061), D111/G-patch (InterPro:IPR000467); Has 30201 Blast hits to 17322 proteins in 780 species: Archae - 12; Bacteria - 1396; Metazoa - 17338; Fungi - 3422; Plants - 5037; Viruses - 0; Other Eukaryotes - 2996 (source: NCBI BLink).), which yields MDKGAPPSIFVNDGSFMERFRQLQQEKDKDKDKVVQVEDSKPVKIISNPKPAANKISIGLKPNDAQKKGGKLAFSLKQKSKLLAPPVKLGTEEDEDDEDVKHEQGFGSVKRQKLEQRDTPVKSAKVSDVAPPPPSDPTVKKVADKLASFVAKHGRPFEHITRQKNPGDTPFKFLFDENCADYKYYVFRLAEEEKLISQTKDSGVLHSGDAGSRTSTAAIPLQKPAYQQTGYQIPASALYDTPVEPGASSRSAQASITRPSDSDSFSGPRGADPLSMMEFYMKKAAQEEKMRRPRQSKDEMPPPASLQGPSETSSTDPGKRGHHMGDYIPLEELDKFLSKCNDAAAQKATKEAAEKAKIQADNVGHKLLSKMGWKEGAYLHHSICKLVPLFLSVSCAFMETKSLENWRSGLQVKV from the exons ATGGACAAAGGAGCACCTCCTAGTATTTTTGTGAATGATGGGTCATTCATGGAAAGATTCAGACAGCTTCAACAGGAGAAAGATAAAGACAAGGATAAGGTTGTCCAAGTTGAGGATTCTAAGCCGGTGAAGATTATATCAAATCCCAAACCTGCTGCTAATAAAATTTCCATTGGATTAAAGCCCAATGATGCCCAGAAGAAAGGTGGTAAGCTTGCTTTCAGCTTGAAGCAAAAGTCTAAGCTTCTTGCACCTCCTGTGAAGCTTGgtacagaagaagatgaggatgatgaggaTGTTAAACATGAACAAGGCTTTGGATCCGTAAAGCGTCAAAAGTTAGAGCAGAGAGACACACCTGTAAAGTCAGCAAAAGTATCGGATGTTG CACCACCTCCGCCCAGTGATCCTACTGTGAAGAAAGTTGCTGATAAACTAGCAAGTTTTGTTGCTAAGCATGGAAGGCCATTTGAGCACATTACACGGCAAAAGAATCCTGGGGATACACCATTTAA ATTTCTTTTTGACGAGAACTGTGCGGACTACAAGTACTATGTATTCAGGCTGGCTGAAGAGGAAAAATTAATTTCACAAACCAAGGATTCTGGTGTACTTCACAGTG GTGATGCAGGCTCGCGAACGTCCACAGCAGCAATCCCTTTGCAAAAGCCAGCTTATCAACAAACAGGATATCAGATCCCTGCCTCAGCTCTCTATGATACTCCTGTGGAACCTGGAGCTTCTTCTAGATCTGCTCAGGCATCAATTACAAGACCCAGCGACA GTGACTCCTTTAGTGGGCCGAGGGGTGCAGACCCTCTATCAATGATGGAGTTTTACATGAAGAAGGCTGcccaagaagagaaaatgagacGTCCTAGGCAGTCAAAAGACGAAATGCCTCCACCAGCTTCCCTTCAAGGCCCATCTG AAACTTCCTCCACAGACCCTGGAAAGAGAGGTCATCACATGGGTGATTATATCCCACTTGAGGAGCTAGATAAGTTCCTTTCAAAGTGCAATGACGCAGCTGCACAAAAAGCCACAAAGGAGGCTGCTGAGAAAGCGAAGATCCAAGCAGATAATGTTGGACATAAACTCTTGTCAAAAATGGGTTGGAAAGAAGGTGCTTACTTGCATCACTCTATCTGTAAATTGGTGCCCTTGTTTCTTTCTGTATCTTGTGCCTTTATGGAGACAAAGAGCTTAGAAAATTGGAGGAGTGGATTACAGGTGAAGGTATAG